AGCACGACCCAGCCGCGCGCCGTGTGCACGCGCACCACCTGCAAGCCCTTGGTATGTCCGCCGATACGGTGCACGGTGATCCCGGGCGCGATCTCGGCATCGCCATCGTGAAAGCGGACGCGGCCCGCATAGACCTGTTCGACCATTTGCAGCACGTCGCGCAGGTTGAAGGCTTCCGCCATGCAGCGGTGAGCCATATAGCGGCCGGTGGCGTACTCCATTTCGCGGTCCTGCAGATGGAAGACCGCGTTGGGATAGGCCGCCAGATTGCCGATGTGGTCGTAGTGCATGTGTGTGACGATCAGATCGCGCACCGCGTCGACGTCCACATCCATCAGCTTCATCGCATCGCGCATTGGATGGATCAGTTTGCGGCCGCGCGCGCGCGCCTCGTCGGCGTCGAAGCCCGCGTCCACCACCCAGGTGCGCCCGGCATCGCGGATCAGCCACACGAAATAGTCCATGGGCATGGGGCCGTTGTGCGGGTCGCCGCCCAGGAAATTGGCGCTGGCGGTGCGTTGATGTTCGCCATATTTGATGGCGAAGACTTCGTACTCGGGAAGCATGGCGGGTCTCCTCCGTCTCGGATGCGGGATCGGGCGATGATAGGTAATGTCGGACAGTCAGTCAATAATACAATTCAATCCGCCGAGGGACGGTATGATCCGTCCGCGGTTCCAACCAAGGAGATGAACGGATGATCGTCGAAATGCGTGTCTATCACTGCGCTCCGGGCAGGCTGCCCGCGCTGAACGAGCGCTTCACCAACATTACGTTGGGGTTCTTCAAGAAGTATGGCATCGAGCAGATCGGCTTCTGGACCACGCTGGCGGGGCCGAGCAACCAGACGCTGACCTATCTGCTGAAATGGGAGAGCCTGGCCGAACGCGAGCAGAAATGGAACGCCTTCCAGGCGGATCCGGACTGGGTCCGCCAGCGCAATGCCACCGAGGCCGAGAAGATCATCGTCGAGCGGGTGGAAAACCAGTTCCTGGCGCCCACGGCCTATTCGGCTTTGCGCTGACGGCGGTTGCCGGCCGACCGTGCCGGCCGTCGCCGGTACGATTTTCCGGGCATGCGCCTTGCTATCGACACTCTCCACTCCTGGAGGTGCAGCATGGACTCAGGTCGCGACGGACGCATGGTCAGGCATGGCGGCAGTTTTTACCACTTCCGGACGGTGGAACAGGCCGCGGGGTTCCTGCGGGCGCTGCAGGACGGCAAAAGCGTCGAATCCTGCAGGCGGCGCTGGCGTCCCAGCCTGGTGCAGGTCGCGGCCTCCGTCGCCGCGCCGGGCATTGCCGCGCAGCCAGGCAAGGATTGATCGCTATTTGACCGCCACCAGGACCGGCTGCTCCTGGTAGATATCCGCGAACATCTGCTTCAGATTGGCGATCTTGGGCAGATCGTTGTAGACGATGTACGGATAGCGCGGATTGTTCACCAGGAAGTTCTGGTGATAGGCCTCGGCCGGATAAAAGCCCTTCAGGTTCTCCAGCGTGGTGACGATGGGCTTGGCATAGACGCCGGCCTTGCCCAGCTGGGCGATATACGCAAGCGCCACTTCGCGCTGCATATCGTTGGCGTAGAACACGGTGGATCGGTACTGCGTGCCGGTATCCGGGCCTTGCCGGTTCAGCTGCGTAGGATCGTGGGCCACGGAAAAATATACCTGCAGCAGTTTGCCGTAGCTGATCTGGCGCGGATCGTAGGTCACCGCGACCGACTCCGCGTGGCCGGTGTCGCCGCCGCTGACGTCATCGTAGTGCGCCGTGCCGGCGCTGCCGCCGGCATAGCCGGAAACCGCCTGCTTCACGCCGCGCACGTGCTGGAATACCCCTTGCACGCCCCAGAAGCAGCCGCCGGCGAAGACGGCGGTTTCGGTGGCGGCGGTCGTGGCGGGCTCGTCCCGGACGGGGGGCGGGATGGCGACCGCGGCCTCGGCGGCGCGGGCGGGGGCATGTCCGGCGAACAGGACCGTCGCGGCGGCCGCGCAGGCGGCAAGCGCCAGGAAAGGCCATTTGGCCGGGAAACGGGCGGCGAATGTCATGATGGGGCTCCGAAGGGGCGGGGGCGAACAAATTATGGCGCCGCCGCACCCCCGGAAACTTAAATTAACCGTGATATTGCCGCCGCGACGGCGCGCGCCTGCGCGACAATAGCGACCGCCGGC
Above is a genomic segment from Bordetella genomosp. 11 containing:
- the msrA gene encoding peptide-methionine (S)-S-oxide reductase MsrA, which codes for MTFAARFPAKWPFLALAACAAAATVLFAGHAPARAAEAAVAIPPPVRDEPATTAATETAVFAGGCFWGVQGVFQHVRGVKQAVSGYAGGSAGTAHYDDVSGGDTGHAESVAVTYDPRQISYGKLLQVYFSVAHDPTQLNRQGPDTGTQYRSTVFYANDMQREVALAYIAQLGKAGVYAKPIVTTLENLKGFYPAEAYHQNFLVNNPRYPYIVYNDLPKIANLKQMFADIYQEQPVLVAVK
- a CDS encoding N-acyl homoserine lactonase family protein, giving the protein MLPEYEVFAIKYGEHQRTASANFLGGDPHNGPMPMDYFVWLIRDAGRTWVVDAGFDADEARARGRKLIHPMRDAMKLMDVDVDAVRDLIVTHMHYDHIGNLAAYPNAVFHLQDREMEYATGRYMAHRCMAEAFNLRDVLQMVEQVYAGRVRFHDGDAEIAPGITVHRIGGHTKGLQVVRVHTARGWVVLASDASHYYRNMEEGRPFPAVLNVGDMLEGHRRLDTLADSHAHIVPGHDPQVLLRYPPPAPALAGKVAVLHVPPSQ
- a CDS encoding NIPSNAP family protein; translation: MIVEMRVYHCAPGRLPALNERFTNITLGFFKKYGIEQIGFWTTLAGPSNQTLTYLLKWESLAEREQKWNAFQADPDWVRQRNATEAEKIIVERVENQFLAPTAYSALR